From Arcobacter sp. CECT 8986, a single genomic window includes:
- a CDS encoding branched-chain amino acid ABC transporter substrate-binding protein — protein sequence MIKISKLASAVALSAIVASSSLLADTVKIGVQAPITGKYANEGQGIEQFVKLIVNEKNEQGGLLGKKIEVVTCDDEAKAQKAAVCAKKLVNAGVFAVIGSYTSGATEAAQTTYYRNKILQTSDGTSDSLIKRKYWTFFRNSFPNSAQSNFTADYFVNIKKYKKIVVLSDYSSYSEGLGDATEESIKKIGGNVIFRGKIKSGTQNFTAMLTKIKAMNPDVIYYSGYYTDGGLLRAQQKQLGINADFVGGDSNDNPDFLKLAGSAAEGTVLINFPTPDILPYKEAKKYLKAYEDTYNMKPPSIWAVVNADGLRAIMHGVEETKSFDTKKISNYLHTLKDFPGITGPVTFREDGERIGAKFMVYEIQKDGSYKVIE from the coding sequence ATGATAAAGATATCTAAACTAGCTAGTGCTGTTGCATTAAGTGCAATTGTTGCAAGCTCAAGTTTATTAGCAGATACAGTGAAGATTGGTGTTCAAGCACCTATTACTGGAAAGTATGCAAATGAAGGTCAAGGAATTGAACAGTTCGTTAAACTTATTGTAAATGAAAAAAATGAACAAGGTGGATTACTTGGTAAAAAAATCGAAGTAGTTACTTGTGATGATGAAGCAAAAGCTCAAAAAGCTGCTGTGTGTGCTAAGAAATTAGTAAACGCAGGTGTTTTTGCAGTAATTGGTTCTTATACTTCAGGAGCAACTGAAGCAGCACAAACAACTTATTATAGAAATAAAATACTTCAAACTAGTGATGGTACAAGTGATTCTTTAATTAAAAGAAAATACTGGACATTTTTTAGAAACTCATTTCCAAACTCTGCACAAAGTAACTTTACAGCAGACTATTTTGTAAATATTAAAAAATACAAAAAAATTGTTGTTTTATCTGATTACTCTTCTTATTCTGAAGGTTTAGGTGATGCAACAGAAGAATCAATTAAAAAAATTGGTGGAAATGTAATTTTTAGAGGAAAGATTAAATCAGGTACTCAAAACTTTACAGCAATGTTAACAAAAATCAAAGCTATGAACCCAGACGTAATTTATTACTCAGGATATTATACTGATGGTGGACTTTTAAGAGCACAACAAAAACAATTAGGAATTAATGCAGATTTTGTTGGTGGAGATTCAAATGATAATCCAGATTTCTTAAAACTTGCAGGAAGTGCAGCTGAAGGTACAGTTTTAATTAACTTCCCAACACCAGATATTTTACCTTACAAAGAGGCTAAAAAATATTTAAAAGCGTATGAAGATACATACAATATGAAGCCACCTTCAATTTGGGCTGTTGTAAATGCTGATGGTTTAAGAGCCATTATGCATGGTGTAGAAGAAACTAAATCTTTTGATACTAAAAAAATATCAAATTATTTACATACACTAAAAGATTTCCCAGGTATTACAGGGCCAGTTACATTTAGAGAAGATGGTGAAAGAATCGGTGCTAAATTTATGGTTTATGAAATCCAAAAAGACGGTTCTTACAAAGTAATAGAATAA
- a CDS encoding DMT family transporter: MIKNSENLAYKFALSAIFLWSTVATAFKIALAYLSPVMLLLLASITSLFVLFIVLVFQKKFYLVVEHLIKNIKLIFILGLLNPFMYYLILFEAYNLLPAQEAQAINYTWALMLSFLAVPFLKQKLRLVDIVAGIVCYFGVLIISTKGEPFSMNFSDLTGVGLALFSTIIWALYWIFNTKQKQDAVVALFCNFLIAVPIIIIYMYFNDEFFYPAYTGVFAAIYVGLFEMGITFLFWLYAMNHTNNTAKIANLIFISPFLSLIFIYFILGEKIYISTLFGLIMIIFGLFIQQKKIKK, translated from the coding sequence ATCATAAAAAATTCAGAAAATTTAGCTTATAAGTTTGCGCTCAGTGCAATTTTCCTTTGGTCAACTGTTGCTACTGCTTTTAAAATTGCATTGGCTTATTTATCTCCTGTTATGCTTTTACTTTTAGCATCTATTACTTCTTTGTTTGTTTTATTTATTGTTTTGGTTTTTCAAAAAAAGTTTTATTTAGTTGTTGAACATTTAATAAAAAATATTAAACTTATTTTTATTTTAGGCTTATTAAATCCTTTTATGTATTATTTGATTTTATTTGAAGCATATAATCTATTGCCAGCACAAGAAGCACAAGCAATAAATTATACGTGGGCTCTTATGTTATCTTTTCTTGCTGTACCATTTTTAAAACAAAAGTTAAGACTTGTTGATATTGTTGCAGGAATTGTTTGTTATTTTGGAGTTTTGATAATATCTACTAAAGGTGAGCCTTTTTCTATGAACTTCTCTGATTTGACAGGAGTAGGGTTAGCTTTATTTAGTACAATTATTTGGGCTTTATATTGGATATTCAATACAAAACAAAAACAAGATGCTGTTGTAGCTTTATTTTGTAACTTCTTAATAGCTGTTCCAATCATAATAATATATATGTATTTTAATGATGAGTTTTTCTATCCTGCTTATACAGGTGTTTTTGCAGCAATTTATGTGGGGCTTTTTGAAATGGGAATTACTTTTTTATTTTGGCTTTATGCAATGAATCACACAAATAATACCGCAAAAATCGCAAACCTAATATTTATTTCTCCTTTTTTATCTTTAATATTTATATATTTTATATTGGGTGAAAAAATATATATTTCTACACTATTTGGATTAATAATGATAATATTTGGATTGTTTATTCAACAAAAAAAGATTAAAAAATAG
- a CDS encoding response regulator transcription factor, with protein MNKYKQLQKESSALNILFIEDDDDLRLQTEKILKTLFNNVVTATNGKEGLEKYKEFYNVNSYYFDIVITDIKMPLKNGIELTKDVLKINKEQDVIVISAYEDSKYLIELINIGINNFVQKPLLIDQLVDPLLTICKKINSNKVESEKVFLIENFVWNKENKALYKQGKLVKLSSSEVVLLNLLINNPFITFSNEDIYNTIYSDKYDKELSIDSIKSLIKRIRKKIPTDFIKNIYGEGYRINKDVFVKL; from the coding sequence ATGAATAAATATAAGCAATTACAAAAGGAATCTAGTGCTTTAAATATCTTATTTATAGAAGATGATGATGATTTAAGGCTTCAAACTGAAAAGATATTAAAAACATTATTCAACAATGTTGTAACTGCAACAAATGGAAAAGAAGGTTTAGAAAAATACAAAGAGTTTTATAATGTAAATAGCTACTATTTTGATATAGTAATTACTGATATTAAAATGCCTCTTAAAAATGGTATTGAACTTACTAAAGATGTACTTAAAATAAACAAAGAACAAGATGTTATTGTAATCTCTGCATATGAAGATTCAAAATATCTAATTGAACTAATAAATATAGGTATAAATAATTTTGTTCAAAAACCATTATTAATTGATCAATTAGTTGATCCTTTATTAACTATTTGTAAAAAAATAAATAGTAATAAAGTAGAATCAGAAAAAGTATTCCTAATAGAAAATTTTGTATGGAATAAAGAGAATAAAGCATTATATAAACAAGGGAAATTAGTAAAACTTTCATCAAGTGAAGTAGTACTATTAAACTTATTAATCAATAATCCTTTTATTACTTTTTCAAACGAAGATATTTACAACACAATTTATAGTGATAAATATGATAAAGAATTAAGTATAGATTCTATTAAATCCTTAATAAAAAGAATCAGAAAAAAGATTCCAACAGATTTTATAAAAAATATTTATGGTGAAGGTTATAGAATAAATAAAGATGTATTTGTAAAACTTTAA
- a CDS encoding molybdopterin molybdotransferase MoeA gives MRNFISYEKSLEILRNIETKTPAIQKMFLTDALGHVIAQDIIADHNSPEFPTSAMDGYAIKAEDLNSEELITIIDKNPAGSVVESEVTQGVCIKTFTGSLMPKGSDTLIPIENVEVIEDKIKVIKKVPKGFSVREIGENYRKDEVLIKKGTIVSFAEVGVLASLNIAQVGVFVNPTVAIASTGSEILDLGETKTNDSQIRSSNHLTIEALCKKAGADVVQMGIVKDDIDSITQLLQTGLQKADIVVTTGGVSVGDYDFVQDVIKEKLNAEVLFHGVTVKPGMHLLAAVKDGKLIIALPGFAYSSTVCAILYVLPFIYKLKQSNQKLPIVKAKINQDFPRRMPKTIFTACNVQYINGNYEINFDGKRKGTSAILTNMLETPALLIQKDDSEDIKAGDMVDILLLDQLK, from the coding sequence ATGAGAAACTTTATTAGTTATGAAAAATCATTAGAAATATTAAGAAATATAGAGACAAAAACACCTGCAATTCAAAAGATGTTTTTAACAGATGCACTAGGACATGTAATAGCTCAAGATATTATTGCTGACCACAATAGTCCTGAATTCCCTACTTCTGCAATGGATGGATATGCTATAAAAGCTGAAGACTTAAATAGTGAAGAATTAATTACAATTATTGATAAAAATCCAGCTGGTAGTGTTGTTGAATCTGAAGTTACTCAAGGTGTATGTATTAAAACTTTTACAGGCTCACTAATGCCTAAAGGAAGTGATACTTTAATCCCTATTGAAAATGTTGAAGTAATAGAAGATAAAATAAAAGTGATAAAAAAAGTTCCAAAAGGTTTTTCTGTTAGAGAAATTGGGGAAAATTATAGAAAAGATGAAGTTCTTATAAAAAAAGGAACTATTGTTAGTTTTGCTGAAGTAGGTGTTCTTGCTTCACTTAATATTGCACAAGTTGGTGTATTTGTTAATCCAACAGTTGCTATTGCTAGTACTGGAAGTGAGATATTAGACTTAGGAGAGACAAAAACAAATGATTCTCAAATAAGAAGTTCAAACCATCTAACAATTGAAGCTTTATGCAAAAAAGCTGGTGCTGATGTTGTTCAAATGGGTATTGTAAAAGATGATATTGATTCTATTACACAACTTTTACAAACAGGTCTTCAAAAAGCTGATATTGTAGTGACAACAGGTGGAGTTAGCGTTGGAGATTATGATTTTGTACAAGATGTTATAAAAGAAAAATTAAATGCTGAAGTTTTATTTCATGGTGTAACAGTAAAACCAGGAATGCATCTTTTAGCAGCTGTTAAAGATGGTAAATTGATTATTGCATTACCAGGATTTGCATACTCTTCAACTGTTTGTGCTATTTTATATGTATTGCCTTTTATATATAAATTAAAACAATCAAATCAAAAACTTCCAATTGTAAAAGCTAAAATAAATCAAGATTTTCCAAGAAGAATGCCAAAAACAATCTTCACAGCTTGTAACGTACAATATATAAATGGAAATTATGAAATTAATTTTGATGGTAAAAGAAAAGGAACAAGTGCGATATTAACAAATATGCTTGAAACTCCAGCGCTTCTTATTCAAAAAGATGATAGTGAAGATATAAAAGCTGGTGATATGGTTGATATTTTGCTATTAGACCAGTTAAAATGA
- a CDS encoding DMT family transporter: protein MIENLKTYKVYFFLVLCVLFWSGNFILGRFIKDDITPIELSFFRWIFALIFILPFSLKYMNLKKCIKITKENFFILSVLSILGITLFNTIVYIALQTTQATNALLINSTTPLIVLLLSVLILRNKISKIQVLGFLLSTFGVVFIVLQADFSKIDNFTFNHGDIWIIVSATIWALYSIFLRFKPKELNHVELFTTIVFLGIIYLIPLYLYQGYSIKDEIDIFYNNWQIIFYVSFFASVLSFYFWNYAVSQIGPEKSSQFAHLMPVFGAILAYIFLNETVEFYHLIGACFIGVGIYLSLFLAKH from the coding sequence ATGATTGAAAACCTAAAAACATACAAAGTCTATTTCTTTTTAGTTCTTTGTGTGTTATTTTGGTCTGGAAACTTTATTTTAGGTAGATTTATAAAAGATGATATTACTCCAATAGAATTATCATTTTTTAGATGGATTTTTGCTCTTATTTTTATTCTTCCTTTCTCTTTAAAATATATGAATCTAAAGAAGTGCATAAAAATCACAAAAGAAAACTTTTTTATATTGTCTGTTTTATCAATACTTGGTATCACTTTATTTAATACAATAGTTTATATTGCTTTGCAAACAACACAAGCAACAAATGCTTTACTTATAAATTCAACTACACCACTAATTGTTCTTTTATTAAGTGTTTTAATATTAAGAAATAAAATAAGTAAAATACAAGTATTAGGATTTTTATTATCTACATTTGGGGTTGTTTTTATAGTTTTACAAGCAGATTTTTCTAAAATTGATAACTTTACATTTAATCATGGTGATATATGGATAATTGTAAGTGCAACTATTTGGGCTTTATACTCTATATTTTTAAGGTTTAAACCAAAAGAGTTAAATCATGTTGAACTGTTTACAACTATTGTATTTCTAGGCATTATTTACTTAATTCCTTTATATTTATATCAAGGATACTCAATAAAAGATGAGATTGATATATTTTATAACAATTGGCAAATTATATTTTATGTATCATTTTTTGCTTCTGTTTTATCTTTTTATTTTTGGAATTATGCAGTTTCACAAATAGGACCAGAAAAGTCTAGTCAATTTGCACATCTTATGCCAGTTTTTGGAGCAATTTTAGCTTATATATTTTTAAATGAAACAGTAGAGTTTTATCATTTGATTGGAGCTTGTTTTATTGGAGTTGGTATATATTTATCTCTATTTTTAGCAAAGCACTAA
- the rmuC gene encoding DNA recombination protein RmuC has translation MNDIVIYISIAVLATFIISGFIFYFFLKVKYEAKLQSLTNEANIKIQAVSEKINSQKELYEQKLQSQKREYDLNKQNFQEKIQLLEDSKQKMKEEFENLANRLFEQSSKKSNENINQILTPLKEQLNNFGKRVNDIYSDETKQRTYLLNEIKNLKELNVQISNDAINLTKALKGDNKTQGDWGELILEKVLEQSGLREGIEYTTQSSFTQEGKRLRPDVVVHLPQEKDIIIDSKVSLNSYSNYSQASEEQEKQKAIKELISSLRTHIKGLSTKRYEDIKEVRTLDFVLMFIPIEPAFLLAVSNDNSLFKLAFENNIMLVSPSTLYVSLRTIENIWKMEYQNQNAELISKKAANLYDKFALFVKDIEDIGVHINRTSKSYESALNKLSKGKGNLLNRSQEFLELGVKPNKQINEKALLKDD, from the coding sequence ATGAATGATATTGTTATTTATATAAGTATAGCTGTTTTAGCTACTTTTATTATCTCAGGTTTTATATTTTACTTTTTTTTAAAAGTAAAATATGAAGCTAAGCTTCAATCTCTTACAAATGAAGCAAATATTAAAATCCAAGCTGTTAGTGAAAAAATAAACTCACAAAAAGAGTTATATGAACAAAAACTACAATCACAAAAAAGAGAATATGATTTAAACAAACAAAATTTTCAAGAGAAAATCCAACTACTAGAAGACTCAAAACAAAAGATGAAAGAGGAGTTTGAAAATCTTGCAAATAGACTTTTTGAACAAAGTAGTAAAAAATCAAATGAAAATATAAATCAAATACTAACTCCTTTAAAAGAGCAACTTAATAATTTTGGAAAAAGAGTAAATGATATTTATTCTGATGAAACTAAGCAAAGAACTTATCTTTTAAATGAGATAAAAAACTTAAAAGAGCTAAACGTTCAAATATCAAATGATGCTATAAATCTAACAAAAGCTTTAAAAGGTGATAATAAAACTCAAGGTGATTGGGGTGAATTAATATTAGAAAAAGTTTTAGAACAAAGTGGTCTTAGAGAAGGAATAGAGTATACAACACAAAGTTCTTTTACTCAAGAAGGTAAAAGGCTTCGTCCTGACGTTGTTGTACATCTACCTCAAGAAAAAGATATTATTATTGATTCTAAAGTATCTTTAAACTCTTATAGTAACTATTCACAAGCAAGTGAAGAGCAAGAAAAACAAAAAGCAATAAAAGAGTTGATTTCATCTTTAAGAACTCATATAAAAGGTCTGAGCACTAAAAGATATGAAGATATTAAAGAAGTTAGAACTTTGGATTTTGTTTTGATGTTTATTCCAATTGAGCCTGCTTTTTTACTTGCAGTATCAAATGATAACTCTTTATTTAAATTAGCTTTTGAAAATAATATTATGTTAGTGTCTCCATCAACTTTATATGTTAGTTTAAGAACAATAGAAAATATTTGGAAAATGGAATATCAAAATCAAAATGCTGAACTTATCTCTAAAAAAGCAGCTAACCTTTATGATAAATTTGCACTATTTGTAAAAGATATAGAAGATATTGGAGTACATATAAATAGAACTTCAAAGTCTTATGAAAGTGCATTAAATAAATTATCAAAAGGTAAAGGAAATTTACTTAATAGAAGTCAAGAATTTTTAGAATTAGGTGTCAAACCAAATAAACAGATAAATGAGAAAGCACTACTAAAAGATGATTAG
- a CDS encoding M48 family metallopeptidase: MLEIFVIAYCVYFFLNVYTSFMQIGFVSKARSMPAIILNTMKYEEAGSYSIEKEKISILSSFYDFILFILWIGFGLKYLDLLISVEQGWLKAIIFVDLFIIINWVLSLPFDLYTTFKLDKKYGFSNMTPALFIKDTVKTGILFLIFGSLVIAGISLIIENLPLWWIWGFAFIFAVIILINMIYPVIRDKMFDKFEPLKDKELESKIESLLDEVGFKSSGVFSVDASKRDNRLNAYFGGLGSTKRVVLFDTLVEKLTHNELLAVLGHELGHFKNGDILKNIGIMGVVMFVFFAIFGNLDDELFLGLSIKNEPYAIITVFLLFSPILSFFLMPLISLISRHNEYAADEFGSNLQSKNDLVNALLKLANENKSFPLSHPLYIFFYYSHPPLVERFKELGYDVYKISDPSDALKEEFNINE; encoded by the coding sequence GTGTTAGAGATATTTGTTATTGCATATTGTGTATATTTTTTTCTTAATGTATATACATCATTTATGCAAATTGGCTTTGTAAGCAAAGCTAGGAGTATGCCTGCAATTATATTAAATACTATGAAGTATGAAGAAGCAGGAAGTTATAGTATAGAAAAAGAGAAAATATCAATACTCTCTTCATTTTATGATTTTATACTATTTATTTTATGGATTGGATTTGGATTAAAGTATTTAGATTTACTAATTAGTGTAGAGCAAGGTTGGCTAAAAGCTATTATTTTTGTAGATTTATTTATCATAATAAATTGGGTACTATCTTTACCTTTTGACCTTTATACTACTTTTAAACTTGATAAAAAGTATGGTTTTTCTAATATGACACCAGCACTATTTATCAAAGATACAGTAAAAACTGGGATTTTATTTTTAATATTTGGAAGTTTAGTAATAGCTGGGATTTCACTTATTATTGAGAATTTACCATTATGGTGGATTTGGGGATTTGCTTTTATTTTTGCTGTGATTATTTTGATAAATATGATTTATCCTGTTATTAGAGATAAAATGTTTGATAAATTTGAGCCACTAAAAGATAAAGAGTTAGAGTCTAAAATTGAGAGTTTACTTGATGAAGTAGGCTTTAAAAGTAGTGGAGTATTTTCAGTTGATGCAAGTAAAAGAGATAATAGATTAAATGCTTATTTTGGTGGACTGGGAAGTACTAAAAGAGTTGTTTTATTTGATACTTTAGTAGAAAAACTAACTCATAATGAACTTTTGGCTGTATTAGGGCATGAATTAGGGCACTTTAAAAATGGAGATATTTTAAAAAATATAGGAATAATGGGTGTAGTTATGTTTGTATTTTTTGCTATTTTTGGTAATTTAGATGATGAACTATTTTTGGGATTATCTATAAAAAATGAACCATATGCAATTATTACTGTATTTTTACTATTTTCACCTATTTTATCATTTTTCTTGATGCCTTTAATCTCTTTGATCTCAAGACACAATGAATATGCAGCAGATGAATTTGGTTCAAATTTACAATCAAAAAATGATTTAGTAAATGCATTATTAAAATTAGCAAATGAAAATAAATCATTTCCTTTATCTCACCCATTGTATATATTCTTTTACTATTCTCACCCGCCATTAGTTGAAAGATTTAAAGAGTTGGGATATGATGTTTATAAAATAAGTGATCCAAGTGATGCTTTAAAAGAAGAATTTAATATCAATGAATGA
- a CDS encoding phospholipase D-like domain-containing protein, translated as MRFLLILLFVLNFAFARQDLYFLPNDSDNSINAISKLISNSKKSIDIAMYNFTYKKLAKLLKQSAKEGKEVTVIMDKKKVSEEKDTLYNYLKDSGIKVILTNKKLHIKMAIFDKETVAFGSINWKKKSFNKDYEILYISDKKKIVKDLNDVFKKLLLENK; from the coding sequence ATGAGATTTTTACTGATTTTATTATTTGTATTAAATTTTGCATTTGCTAGACAAGATTTATACTTTTTACCAAATGATTCAGATAATAGTATAAATGCAATTTCAAAACTTATTTCAAATTCAAAAAAGAGTATTGATATTGCAATGTATAACTTCACATACAAAAAACTTGCAAAGTTACTAAAACAAAGTGCAAAAGAGGGCAAAGAAGTAACTGTAATAATGGATAAAAAGAAAGTATCAGAAGAAAAAGATACTTTATATAACTATTTAAAAGATAGTGGAATAAAAGTAATATTAACAAACAAAAAATTACATATAAAAATGGCAATATTTGATAAAGAAACAGTAGCTTTTGGAAGTATAAATTGGAAGAAAAAATCTTTTAATAAAGATTATGAAATATTATATATAAGTGACAAAAAGAAAATTGTAAAAGATTTAAACGACGTATTTAAGAAGTTATTATTAGAAAATAAATAA
- a CDS encoding YbgC/FadM family acyl-CoA thioesterase — protein sequence MKIRVYYEDTDVGGVVYYANYLKFCERARSQLFFDKGLSPHTSLTEFFVVKEVQAKYIKSAKFADVLDVTATLVSKKSASLVMYQEVKRDDEVLFTGTFKLAYLKDFKPAKIPQELFEVFQ from the coding sequence ATGAAAATACGAGTTTATTATGAAGATACAGATGTTGGTGGTGTGGTATATTATGCTAATTATTTAAAATTTTGTGAAAGAGCACGTTCTCAACTTTTCTTTGATAAAGGGCTTTCTCCTCATACAAGTCTTACAGAGTTTTTTGTGGTAAAAGAGGTGCAAGCAAAATATATTAAATCAGCAAAATTTGCAGATGTTTTAGATGTAACTGCAACACTTGTATCTAAAAAAAGTGCTTCTTTGGTTATGTATCAAGAAGTAAAAAGAGATGATGAAGTTTTATTTACAGGAACTTTTAAATTGGCTTATTTAAAAGATTTCAAACCTGCAAAGATACCACAAGAGTTATTTGAGGTATTTCAATGA
- a CDS encoding MFS transporter: protein MNTTPLSKLGSLSILFIASLTIMVGTVVAPGLMSISKNLGVPNYATWLMTIPSLGVVIISFFSSRFIEKFGYYKAMIVGLIFYGFFGVIGMFLHGFLLVFLDRFLLGAMTGIILVSVNGLISEFFQGKQRLKMIALQAIAIELGGVLILGTSGVLSTIHWNYPFLIYLFAWIFLVFLLLFIPNPNKKASNKENEEEFTNIKSSIKEVLLYVVSSMFLFFIGIIVLPTYLPFYDMAEDEIGYLLAFISFIAIIAAGTIPKLTSKLKERNVLIIAFSFYMISHFIFFSTSNTIFFIIAGVFHGSAFGLTIPLLNHMTIERSSSKKLSKNLALYTMMVFLGQFLSSFMEFIPVSRAYIFLITSIFALVIVIYSIIRLKKFS, encoded by the coding sequence ATGAATACCACACCTTTATCCAAATTAGGTTCATTATCAATTTTATTTATTGCAAGTTTAACTATTATGGTTGGGACGGTTGTCGCTCCTGGTCTTATGAGTATTTCAAAGAACTTAGGTGTTCCAAACTATGCAACATGGCTTATGACTATTCCATCGTTGGGTGTTGTAATTATAAGTTTTTTTTCATCTCGTTTTATTGAAAAATTTGGTTATTACAAAGCAATGATTGTTGGACTTATATTTTATGGTTTTTTTGGTGTTATTGGTATGTTTTTACATGGATTTTTGTTGGTATTTCTTGATAGATTTTTACTTGGTGCGATGACAGGTATAATCTTAGTTTCAGTAAATGGATTGATATCTGAGTTTTTTCAAGGCAAACAAAGATTAAAAATGATTGCTTTACAAGCAATAGCTATTGAACTTGGTGGAGTTCTAATTTTAGGAACAAGTGGTGTTTTATCTACAATACATTGGAACTATCCATTTTTGATATATCTTTTTGCATGGATATTTTTAGTTTTTCTTTTATTATTTATTCCAAATCCTAATAAAAAAGCTTCAAATAAAGAAAATGAAGAGGAATTTACAAATATAAAAAGCTCAATAAAAGAAGTACTTTTATATGTTGTATCATCAATGTTTCTATTTTTTATAGGAATAATAGTTCTTCCAACATATTTACCATTTTATGATATGGCTGAAGATGAGATTGGATATTTACTTGCATTTATCTCTTTTATAGCAATTATCGCTGCAGGAACTATTCCTAAACTCACTTCTAAATTAAAAGAGAGAAATGTTCTAATTATTGCTTTTTCTTTTTATATGATTTCTCATTTTATATTCTTTTCAACATCTAACACAATATTTTTTATAATTGCAGGAGTTTTTCATGGTAGTGCATTTGGTTTAACTATTCCACTATTAAACCATATGACAATAGAGAGAAGTAGTTCAAAAAAACTAAGTAAGAACCTTGCATTATATACAATGATGGTGTTTTTGGGACAATTTCTATCATCTTTTATGGAGTTTATTCCCGTATCAAGAGCTTATATATTTTTAATAACCTCTATTTTTGCATTAGTTATAGTTATTTATTCTATTATTAGATTAAAAAAATTTAGCTAA
- a CDS encoding AraC family transcriptional regulator, giving the protein MKNIINIPFPKIDNQTVEFQILDLKTLFKIKIPHNIEYYHRLQFNFIMIVLEGEGIHRIDFKEYTYKKGTVFFIKKNQVHAFKLNPKLQCYILQFTDYFLNSLIKDCVDNIFDYMKYEPTMQLSESLFEDINLNIQLLNNQLKKSTDKYKESILQSLFQSLLFQLKRQREKANTKIKEQNIYLKFVQEVQSSHNYSKKVSDYAKNFNISTKTLSKKIKNHTGEYTKDYLNKYLIIQIKRYLLDENLTIQEIANKLEFDETTNLIKFFKKYENKSPTEFKKTHGIR; this is encoded by the coding sequence ATGAAAAATATAATAAATATTCCTTTTCCTAAGATTGATAATCAAACAGTAGAGTTTCAAATATTAGATTTAAAAACTCTATTCAAAATTAAAATACCCCATAATATCGAATATTATCATAGGTTACAATTTAATTTTATTATGATAGTTCTTGAAGGAGAAGGAATACATCGTATAGACTTCAAAGAGTATACTTATAAAAAAGGTACAGTATTTTTTATAAAAAAGAATCAAGTTCATGCATTTAAATTAAATCCAAAACTACAATGTTACATACTACAATTTACAGATTATTTTTTAAATAGTCTAATAAAAGATTGCGTAGATAATATTTTTGATTATATGAAATATGAACCAACTATGCAATTAAGTGAAAGTTTATTTGAAGATATAAATCTAAATATTCAACTTTTAAATAATCAACTAAAAAAGAGTACTGATAAATATAAAGAATCAATACTACAATCTCTTTTTCAATCATTGCTATTTCAATTAAAAAGGCAAAGAGAAAAAGCAAATACAAAAATAAAAGAGCAAAATATATATTTAAAATTTGTGCAAGAAGTTCAATCTTCTCATAATTATTCAAAAAAAGTAAGTGACTATGCAAAAAATTTTAATATATCAACAAAAACACTATCTAAAAAAATAAAAAATCATACTGGTGAATATACAAAAGATTATTTAAATAAATATCTAATAATTCAAATAAAAAGATACCTTTTAGATGAAAATTTGACAATCCAAGAGATTGCTAATAAACTTGAATTTGATGAGACAACTAATTTGATAAAATTTTTTAAAAAGTATGAAAACAAAAGTCCCACAGAGTTTAAAAAAACTCATGGGATAAGATAG